One Stratiformator vulcanicus genomic window, CATCTTTAGCAATTGAATCCCTCTGAGCGAGCTATATGCCGGTCTTTCGACTGCATCACAATCTCGGGTCGCTTCGCGATCTCGAACAGGAGGTGGACCGCCTGCTGCGGAATGTGCAGTTGACGGTACACGGAGTTCGAGCCCGACGGAAGTTTCCCGCGATCAATGTCTACGAGGTCGACAACGAGTATTTGTTGACCGCCGAGTTGCCGGGGACACAACTTTCCGACTTGGAGTTAACTGTTGCCAACGGCATGTTGACATTGCGGGGCAAGCGTGCCGATCTGGACCACGTCTCCGAATCATCGTTTCGCCGGTCCGAACGATTTCACGGTGGGTGGGAGCGCTCAGTACCGCTGCCGGAGCGAGTCATTGAAGACAAGCTCGCGGCGACGTTCGCCAACGGCGTGTTGAAAATTCGGCTGCCCAAAGCGGTTCAGTCGCCGGCGAGGAAGATTCAGATCAACGCCGATCAGGAGAATCCGGACGCGACCGAAAGCCGAATCGATTCGGGTTCGGACGTGTCGAGCGAGGTGATCCGCCCTAATGAGTGATGACTTGATCGAAAACTCTGGCGAATTCGAAGCCTCCGATGCCGACGAAACGCAGTCTTCGGAGGAGACCGAGCCACGCTTCGTCTTCACGCCCCCGATCGATATTTTCGAATCGGAGGAGGGATTGGTTCTGCACGCGGACTTGCCCGGCGTTTCAAGTGAAACGCTTGATCTGCAGGTGCAGGACAACAAACTGACGCTGTTCGGCAGAGTCAATCCACCGGTTCCCGACAATGCGGAACTTCGGTATCAGGAATACGAAGTCGGCGATTTCCTCCGCTCGTTTATCCTGAGTGACGAAGTCGATCACGAACGCATCACCGCTTCGCTTCAGAACGGTGTCTTGAAGGTGACGTTGCCGCGTGCCCCGCGCACAGCCGCCAGACGCATCGAAGTCAGCCCCGAATAGGCGAGCAAGAAGCGGCATCAGCTCCTCTCGGAAGGTCTGGGGATTCTCTTGATCCGCTCAAGTGGGTCGGCGTGTACAATCAGGGAGACTACGTTCATGTTCTATAAACCCTGTTACGGGGTTCATGTTCTATAAACCCTGTTACGGGTTCGGACAGGACTTGGCGAGTTGACTCTCTCGTGACGAAATATCGCTCTTCAATGCATTTTTGGGAGACAAACACATGACCGACGACAGCGAAACCAAGATGGACCAGCCGACGAAAATGACGTTTGATCGGCTGCGGCGAGATTTCGAAGGCTTTGTGGAAGGGGCCGTTGCCAGAGGCTCGCAAGCTCTCGATACGATCGGTGTTCGCGCAGGCGAACCCGTGCCCGCACCGGTCGACATCTACGAAGTCGATAACAATTTGCACGTGGTCGTTGATCTTCCGGGCGTCTCTTCCGATGCGATCGTGTTGCAACTCGACGGTAATGTCCTCGGTTTGCTTGCGACGCCGGCGGAAGATGCGACCAAAGGTAAGATCCATCGCAAAGAGCGATCGGTGGCTGCGATCTCGCGGAAGATAAATCTGCCGGTACCGGTCGATGGAGATTCGGCGACGGCCGATGTTTCGAACGGCGTGTTGAGCATCACGTTGCCATTGGCTCCGACCGCCCGTTCCCGCTCGATTCCGATTTCGACGGCAGCGCCAGCGGCGGAGCAGGGATCAACGATGGAGCCGATGTCGGCAACTTAAATCGTGTTGCCACTCCGCTTCGCTATCAGCCCAGCGGCCATAGCGATCATCAGATCGGATGCGAATTTATTCGTCGCCGACCGGCTCAGCGCCTGCCGGCGGCGTGCCTTTACCGGCGCGAACATAGTTCGTGCGGGCCGCTCGATACGCGGCCGGATCGGGTTCCTGTTCTGCGGCGGTCTCTCCGCGCGCATATTCGCGGAAATACCGCTTGAGGAACGGCACGCACCAA contains:
- a CDS encoding Hsp20/alpha crystallin family protein, encoding MPVFRLHHNLGSLRDLEQEVDRLLRNVQLTVHGVRARRKFPAINVYEVDNEYLLTAELPGTQLSDLELTVANGMLTLRGKRADLDHVSESSFRRSERFHGGWERSVPLPERVIEDKLAATFANGVLKIRLPKAVQSPARKIQINADQENPDATESRIDSGSDVSSEVIRPNE
- a CDS encoding Hsp20/alpha crystallin family protein → MSDDLIENSGEFEASDADETQSSEETEPRFVFTPPIDIFESEEGLVLHADLPGVSSETLDLQVQDNKLTLFGRVNPPVPDNAELRYQEYEVGDFLRSFILSDEVDHERITASLQNGVLKVTLPRAPRTAARRIEVSPE
- a CDS encoding Hsp20/alpha crystallin family protein, with product MTDDSETKMDQPTKMTFDRLRRDFEGFVEGAVARGSQALDTIGVRAGEPVPAPVDIYEVDNNLHVVVDLPGVSSDAIVLQLDGNVLGLLATPAEDATKGKIHRKERSVAAISRKINLPVPVDGDSATADVSNGVLSITLPLAPTARSRSIPISTAAPAAEQGSTMEPMSAT
- a CDS encoding (2Fe-2S)-binding protein, which produces MELDDKVCLCFHVSKRKIVNFIRVHEPRVPSQISECGGAGTGCGWCVPFLKRYFREYARGETAAEQEPDPAAYRAARTNYVRAGKGTPPAGAEPVGDE